The following proteins are co-located in the Haloarcula marismortui ATCC 43049 genome:
- a CDS encoding HAMP domain-containing protein: MSSGETQIPDSSENDSNASGGILATVVPDAIRRNFALKFGIVLFIMALSVGLVGLAATEQVKNYTEQQVLSDYENAAAQEADILSQWVDRNRLSTQFVSSNDIWASSDTDDIDIELNNRKAALSADAADIHLVERNAAQSQVVASTSNSQVLTNSPLESTSRAWLTGTNFETASDVVVSDVYQTNSGPVVGFVSPVDASQNRYILIEYSLDEIANSLQGNNRAEGGFTQVVNGSAVVMIDEPRDGSRGLGGNMLQSYSENSRANEPISEANDLRSSEQQSGVTADMPAADVLSERYTVGYAPIQGTDWVVLVHAPNSAVFGFVQNVQQYGLIGTALMVLLIAGVGAILGYNTATSIDRLTRKTDQMRQGNLDIDIATSRIDNIGRLYSGFADMRDALKEQINEAERAQKEAEVSRAEALEVNKYLQKKAEEFSDVMEETAAGNLTERMATDGENESMDRIASEFNGMVDELEKTIGQLNSFADEVAESGDVVLSSAESVRDASEQVAESTQKISDDAYDQKDRLATISEDLDTLVDTLEELEADNPDIDLGDSLERFRTVATTLQSAAETSDQMMAETQTVAGAAEEQAAELNEVSSRAEQLKRYAKPLGDILNRFETEAEHEFVFSGGPSQSLGEEEEE; this comes from the coding sequence ATGAGTTCAGGAGAGACACAGATACCAGACAGTTCAGAGAACGATTCGAACGCCTCCGGTGGGATTCTGGCGACAGTCGTCCCGGATGCCATCCGGCGAAACTTCGCACTCAAATTCGGTATCGTCCTCTTTATTATGGCGCTGTCGGTTGGTCTCGTTGGCCTTGCCGCGACAGAGCAGGTCAAAAACTACACGGAACAACAGGTTCTGAGTGACTACGAAAACGCCGCCGCACAGGAAGCTGACATCCTGTCACAGTGGGTCGACCGAAACCGGCTATCGACCCAGTTCGTCTCTTCCAACGACATCTGGGCCAGTAGTGATACCGATGATATCGATATCGAACTCAACAATCGGAAAGCCGCTTTGTCCGCAGATGCTGCCGACATCCATCTGGTTGAACGCAATGCCGCCCAATCGCAAGTTGTCGCCAGCACATCTAACTCACAGGTGCTGACCAACTCACCGCTCGAATCGACGAGCAGGGCCTGGCTTACCGGTACGAACTTCGAAACGGCAAGCGATGTCGTCGTTTCCGACGTGTACCAGACGAACTCGGGCCCGGTCGTCGGCTTTGTCAGCCCTGTCGATGCCTCGCAGAATCGGTATATCCTCATCGAATACTCGCTTGACGAGATCGCGAACTCGCTTCAGGGGAACAACAGGGCTGAAGGCGGGTTTACCCAAGTCGTCAACGGGTCGGCGGTCGTCATGATCGACGAACCCAGAGACGGGAGCCGCGGCCTCGGTGGGAATATGCTGCAGTCATACAGCGAGAACAGTCGCGCTAACGAACCGATCAGCGAGGCGAACGACCTTCGGTCCTCGGAACAGCAATCCGGTGTCACCGCTGATATGCCGGCAGCCGACGTGCTCAGCGAGCGCTACACCGTCGGCTACGCACCGATACAGGGGACAGACTGGGTCGTCCTCGTGCACGCGCCCAACTCCGCGGTCTTTGGCTTCGTCCAGAACGTCCAGCAGTACGGGCTCATCGGGACGGCGCTGATGGTGTTGCTCATTGCGGGCGTCGGTGCGATACTCGGATACAACACGGCAACATCGATCGACCGCCTGACCCGAAAGACGGACCAGATGCGACAGGGGAACCTCGACATCGATATCGCTACCAGTCGTATCGACAACATCGGTCGCCTGTACAGCGGGTTCGCTGATATGCGCGACGCCCTCAAAGAACAGATCAACGAGGCCGAGCGTGCACAGAAGGAAGCGGAGGTTTCCCGCGCCGAAGCCCTCGAAGTCAACAAGTACCTCCAGAAGAAGGCCGAGGAGTTCTCCGACGTGATGGAGGAGACGGCCGCTGGAAACCTCACTGAACGGATGGCGACAGACGGCGAGAACGAGTCGATGGACCGTATCGCCAGCGAATTCAACGGCATGGTCGACGAACTCGAAAAGACCATCGGCCAGCTCAACAGCTTCGCCGACGAAGTCGCGGAATCTGGAGACGTCGTTCTGTCGAGTGCGGAGTCCGTCCGTGACGCGTCCGAACAGGTCGCCGAATCGACACAGAAGATCTCCGACGACGCCTACGACCAGAAGGACCGCCTCGCAACCATCTCCGAGGACCTCGACACCCTCGTAGACACGCTCGAAGAGTTGGAAGCGGATAATCCGGACATCGATCTGGGCGACTCGCTTGAGCGGTTCCGGACGGTGGCGACGACGCTACAGTCAGCCGCCGAAACGAGTGACCAGATGATGGCCGAAACCCAGACCGTCGCCGGCGCAGCCGAAGAGCAGGCTGCAGAGCTCAACGAAGTGTCCTCGCGAGCCGAGCAGCTCAAACGATATGCGAAACCACTCGGTGACATCCTGAACCGCTTCGAAACTGAAGCCGAGCACGAGTTCGTCTTCTCGGGCGGTCCGTCACAGAGCCTCGGAGAAGAGGAAGAGGAGTAA
- a CDS encoding DUF5805 domain-containing protein, translating into MSSDSERTTVRTYIPAYQKEQWQAHAEELDMSQSEFVRTMVQAGRSGFESTASETTESDAAGSNSEEPHSPDATPGGDGLKDRVQEILADGDYYEWDDLLAELTDDIEERLEDVLQELQSDNKVQYSGRHGGYVRDE; encoded by the coding sequence GTGTCCAGTGACAGTGAGCGAACGACGGTTCGGACGTACATTCCGGCCTACCAGAAAGAACAGTGGCAGGCCCACGCCGAGGAACTGGATATGAGTCAAAGCGAGTTCGTCCGGACGATGGTACAGGCGGGTCGAAGCGGATTCGAGTCAACAGCCTCCGAGACAACTGAATCAGACGCCGCTGGGAGCAATAGTGAGGAACCCCATTCTCCGGACGCTACCCCTGGGGGTGACGGGCTGAAAGACCGGGTCCAGGAGATCCTTGCTGACGGGGACTACTACGAGTGGGACGACCTGCTCGCAGAGCTGACCGACGATATCGAGGAGCGACTCGAAGACGTACTGCAGGAACTGCAGTCAGACAACAAAGTGCAGTACAGTGGGCGACACGGGGGGTATGTTCGAGACGAATGA
- a CDS encoding tyrosine-type recombinase/integrase: MSTDTATPDAESDPVGYFLDDITYHGKSDRTRASYERVLRDFESYLADGHQPLPVREASHRDCMAYVHSLRGDVEESTVATYASYLHRFFAYMTQVGAFESNPMTLVMEEMDESINTDPTRREIDLQSMRAFVDSVSHPLERAIIVTLLKTGMRAGELCNLDIRDLNLETPGPRPEIPVRAGLDGRPDSLFVASDPARGEASNGEERTASNKRKRETTIPVDAELASVLRRWLAIRPDTQSPAAPLFVSTSDSWGERVTPNMVHHIVESHAREFGWYTDGGGAEENVTPHYFRHFFTTHLRDRTGDRGVVKYLRGDVAQDVIDTYTHEWGTRVRDVYEAEIYSLL; the protein is encoded by the coding sequence ATGAGCACAGATACAGCGACACCGGACGCCGAGTCGGACCCGGTCGGGTATTTCCTCGATGATATCACGTACCACGGAAAGAGCGACCGGACTCGTGCGTCCTACGAGCGCGTCCTTCGGGACTTCGAATCCTATCTGGCGGACGGCCACCAGCCCCTCCCTGTCCGAGAGGCCTCGCACCGGGACTGCATGGCATACGTCCACAGCCTCCGTGGTGATGTCGAGGAAAGCACTGTCGCGACGTATGCCTCCTATCTGCACCGGTTTTTCGCGTACATGACTCAGGTAGGCGCCTTCGAATCGAACCCGATGACGCTGGTCATGGAGGAGATGGATGAGTCCATCAACACCGACCCGACCCGCCGGGAGATAGACCTCCAGTCGATGCGTGCGTTCGTAGACAGCGTCTCGCACCCGCTAGAGCGAGCTATCATAGTGACACTGTTGAAGACGGGAATGCGGGCCGGCGAACTGTGTAACCTCGATATCCGTGACCTCAACCTCGAAACCCCCGGGCCCAGACCGGAGATCCCGGTCCGAGCGGGCCTCGACGGGCGTCCGGACTCATTGTTCGTCGCCTCGGACCCGGCCCGTGGCGAGGCCAGCAACGGGGAAGAACGGACCGCGTCCAACAAGCGGAAGCGGGAAACGACGATTCCAGTCGACGCCGAGCTGGCATCCGTGCTACGACGCTGGCTCGCGATTCGGCCGGACACACAGTCCCCGGCAGCGCCGCTGTTTGTGTCTACAAGCGACAGCTGGGGAGAGCGGGTCACGCCGAACATGGTACACCACATCGTCGAATCCCACGCCCGCGAGTTCGGTTGGTACACGGACGGTGGGGGAGCCGAAGAGAACGTGACGCCGCACTACTTCCGGCACTTCTTCACGACGCATCTTCGGGACCGGACCGGCGACCGCGGCGTCGTCAAATACCTCAGAGGCGACGTGGCCCAAGACGTCATCGACACGTACACCCACGAGTGGGGGACCCGAGTCAGGGATGTATACGAGGCTGAAATCTACTCGCTATTGTAA
- a CDS encoding helix-turn-helix domain-containing protein, with translation MSHTESAGARLTLDLWHPNCWAIEATDRTDGGILAHTVQQTAQSPTASVNGVFTAYGATKSAVEDCLDAVRASSHAGEIQELQARVGHKRDAPGTVVRQFLLEYDPGELVCPTLLEHGFVHSAPVRIEDGRERWQVSFTGERPEIQPALEAVEADADADVSVESIVTPDSDTERSVGGLRTDSLTPAQRRAFEAAREAGYYQWPRGISVRELAAEMDISKTTLLEHLRTAESKLLDPE, from the coding sequence ATGAGTCACACTGAAAGCGCCGGCGCACGACTGACGCTCGACCTGTGGCACCCGAACTGCTGGGCTATCGAAGCAACCGACCGCACCGATGGCGGTATCCTGGCACACACGGTGCAACAGACTGCACAGTCGCCGACAGCATCGGTCAACGGCGTGTTTACGGCGTACGGTGCCACGAAGTCGGCTGTCGAGGACTGTCTCGACGCAGTCCGCGCGTCATCCCACGCTGGAGAGATACAGGAACTTCAGGCACGTGTCGGCCACAAGCGCGATGCGCCGGGCACCGTCGTCAGGCAGTTCCTGCTTGAGTACGACCCGGGTGAGTTGGTCTGTCCGACGCTACTTGAACACGGGTTCGTCCACAGCGCCCCCGTTCGCATCGAAGACGGCCGCGAACGGTGGCAGGTGAGTTTCACCGGCGAACGGCCCGAGATTCAGCCCGCACTCGAGGCTGTTGAGGCTGATGCCGACGCTGACGTGTCGGTCGAATCCATCGTCACGCCGGACAGCGATACTGAGCGGTCAGTGGGTGGGCTGCGAACCGACTCGCTAACGCCGGCTCAGCGACGAGCCTTCGAAGCAGCCCGCGAAGCAGGCTACTACCAGTGGCCGCGCGGGATTTCGGTCCGCGAACTCGCCGCCGAGATGGATATCTCGAAGACGACGCTTCTCGAACATCTCCGAACCGCCGAGTCGAAACTTCTGGACCCTGAGTAG
- a CDS encoding amino acid ABC transporter permease, with translation MSTAESTTSPLRDRVGTVFTVRPLTIGLTLFWIWVLARWTTDFVLAGVFGLDRGTPFLPAAPFLTAADTVASLAAPLGAAGAPLAWFAETLRFAADATAYLPALAHGIWTTVLLTVFSVCLGFALALPLSVVRVYGGRWARWLALSYTELIRGTPLLAQLFVLYFATSLTQVLRGVPGVGVGFIPAQAFWVAVISFTLNSAAYQSEYLRASLDSVDGGQLTAARAIGLSKLEGIRYVVVPQGLRLALPSWTNELVYLIKYSSLASFITVQELYGRTSTLANETYQYTELFVLVAILYLALVVSASALMDRVESHTATAGVGHTRQ, from the coding sequence ATGAGCACAGCTGAATCCACAACATCACCGCTCCGGGACCGCGTCGGGACAGTCTTTACCGTCCGTCCACTTACAATCGGCCTGACGCTGTTCTGGATCTGGGTTCTGGCCCGGTGGACTACCGATTTCGTTCTCGCAGGAGTATTTGGACTCGACCGTGGCACACCGTTTCTCCCGGCGGCCCCGTTCCTGACAGCAGCGGATACCGTCGCATCGCTCGCCGCGCCGCTCGGTGCCGCCGGAGCGCCGCTGGCATGGTTCGCTGAGACGCTCCGGTTCGCCGCCGACGCGACGGCGTACCTGCCGGCGCTGGCACATGGCATCTGGACGACGGTCCTACTGACGGTCTTCAGTGTCTGTCTCGGGTTCGCGCTGGCGCTCCCGCTCAGCGTCGTTCGCGTGTACGGAGGGCGGTGGGCACGGTGGCTCGCCCTATCCTACACTGAACTCATCCGCGGAACGCCGCTGCTCGCCCAGTTGTTCGTGCTTTACTTCGCGACCTCACTCACGCAGGTTCTCAGAGGCGTCCCGGGGGTCGGTGTCGGATTCATTCCAGCACAGGCGTTCTGGGTCGCCGTTATCAGCTTCACGCTGAACAGCGCCGCCTACCAGTCCGAATATCTGCGCGCGTCACTGGACTCGGTCGACGGCGGCCAGTTGACTGCCGCACGCGCAATTGGGCTCTCAAAGCTCGAAGGGATACGGTACGTTGTCGTTCCACAGGGTCTGCGACTCGCGCTTCCCAGTTGGACGAACGAACTCGTGTATCTCATCAAGTACTCCTCGCTGGCGAGTTTCATCACTGTTCAGGAACTGTACGGCAGGACAAGCACCCTCGCTAACGAGACGTACCAGTATACAGAACTGTTTGTGCTGGTGGCAATACTGTACCTGGCCCTCGTTGTGTCGGCATCAGCACTGATGGACCGCGTCGAATCGCACACTGCAACCGCCGGTGTCGGACACACTAGACAATGA
- a CDS encoding amino acid ABC transporter ATP-binding protein: MTQPLLSIDDLHKSYGSEEVLEGVGLEMDQGDVTVLIGPSGSGKSTLLRCVNRLTEINSGRIALDGEDVTGADTDVNELRKQVGMVFQDFNLFAHLTALENVTLGPKKVLGMDAADAEAAGRTHLEQVGLLEQADSYPAELSGGQKQRVGIARALAMDPELLLFDEPTSALDPELVGEVVEVMRDLAAEGITMLVVSHEMDFARSAASDIVFLDDGEVVEHGPPEQLFQNPTADRTEQFLSRLHAHEETA, translated from the coding sequence ATGACACAGCCACTACTCTCAATCGACGACCTGCACAAGTCCTACGGGAGCGAAGAAGTACTGGAAGGCGTTGGCCTCGAGATGGATCAGGGCGACGTGACGGTCCTCATCGGGCCCAGTGGTTCGGGCAAATCCACGTTGCTCCGATGTGTGAATCGGCTAACCGAGATCAACAGTGGCCGGATTGCGCTCGACGGGGAAGACGTGACTGGGGCAGACACCGACGTCAACGAACTGCGAAAACAGGTCGGGATGGTGTTTCAGGATTTCAACCTCTTTGCGCACCTGACTGCGCTCGAAAACGTCACGCTCGGGCCAAAGAAAGTACTCGGGATGGACGCTGCTGACGCCGAGGCCGCCGGACGGACGCATCTCGAACAGGTCGGATTGCTGGAGCAGGCGGACTCATACCCCGCCGAACTCTCTGGCGGACAGAAACAGCGCGTCGGCATCGCTCGCGCACTCGCGATGGACCCGGAACTGCTGCTGTTCGACGAGCCAACCAGCGCGCTCGACCCCGAACTCGTTGGCGAGGTCGTTGAGGTGATGCGCGACCTCGCAGCGGAGGGCATCACGATGCTCGTGGTCAGTCACGAGATGGATTTCGCCCGGTCGGCCGCGTCTGACATCGTGTTCCTCGATGACGGCGAGGTCGTCGAACACGGCCCACCGGAGCAACTGTTCCAGAACCCCACAGCGGACCGAACCGAGCAGTTCCTGAGCAGATTGCACGCGCACGAGGAAACGGCATGA
- a CDS encoding amino acid ABC transporter permease — translation MAAILLQTADWLFVVDNMGLLLGGTAVTVALTVASILLGFAIGFPAGAIEVYGSDRARRLVEQVGVVLRGTPLLVIIMILYFGLSVSSSAFVTATIALGLRSAAYQSQIFRGALQSVDDGQLEAARAVAMSRFEAIRHVVVPQALRRSVPGFQNEFTIVLKDTSIAIVIGIGELLTTGQNLYEGGQSTAALEIFLAVSLVYFVLTFATNRSLDRLSDYYAVPEGTT, via the coding sequence ATGGCAGCAATCCTACTCCAGACTGCCGACTGGCTGTTCGTTGTCGATAACATGGGGCTGTTGCTCGGCGGGACAGCTGTCACCGTCGCGCTTACCGTAGCCAGTATTCTCCTTGGATTCGCCATCGGGTTCCCGGCCGGTGCGATAGAGGTGTACGGCTCGGACAGAGCCCGTCGGCTGGTCGAACAGGTCGGGGTTGTCCTTCGTGGCACGCCGCTGCTTGTCATCATCATGATCCTGTACTTCGGCCTGTCCGTTTCCAGTAGCGCGTTCGTCACGGCGACCATCGCACTCGGACTCCGGAGCGCCGCCTACCAGTCCCAGATCTTCCGCGGTGCGCTCCAGAGCGTCGACGATGGGCAACTGGAAGCGGCACGCGCCGTCGCAATGTCCCGGTTCGAAGCGATTCGGCACGTCGTCGTCCCGCAGGCGCTGCGCCGGAGCGTTCCGGGCTTCCAGAACGAGTTTACTATCGTCCTCAAGGACACGAGCATCGCTATCGTCATCGGTATTGGCGAACTCCTAACGACGGGCCAGAACCTCTACGAAGGCGGGCAGTCGACTGCGGCACTCGAGATATTCCTCGCCGTCAGCCTCGTCTACTTCGTGCTGACGTTCGCGACGAACCGGTCGCTCGACAGACTCAGCGACTACTACGCGGTACCGGAGGGAACGACATGA
- a CDS encoding transporter substrate-binding domain-containing protein — translation MPREARVDRRRYLQAIGGTVATLSVAGCQSDSGDSQTLTAGTAPGFPPFEMKQDGELVGFDVELLEAVVAATEYELSGWEELEFKSLIPALNNGNVDVVAAGMTINDERDKAIDFSDPYYSSNQAIIVRENGSFSPSSLEDLSEAAVGAQKGTTGESVIKDQLIEAGTIPESQYNAYGNYVLAVEDLLNENVDVIIIDVPVANSFVADRPIKSAFVHETGEQFGFGIQSGNDELAGALNSGLTTVEDDGTYRDLTEKWFGQK, via the coding sequence ATGCCACGAGAGGCACGCGTAGACAGACGGAGGTATCTGCAGGCAATCGGTGGTACTGTCGCGACCCTGTCGGTCGCTGGCTGTCAGTCGGACAGCGGGGACTCACAGACGCTCACCGCGGGCACAGCGCCGGGCTTTCCGCCGTTTGAGATGAAACAGGACGGCGAACTCGTCGGCTTCGACGTCGAGTTGCTGGAAGCCGTTGTCGCGGCGACGGAGTACGAACTGAGCGGCTGGGAAGAACTTGAATTCAAATCACTCATTCCAGCGCTGAACAACGGGAACGTCGACGTCGTTGCGGCGGGCATGACGATAAACGACGAACGCGACAAAGCCATCGACTTCTCTGACCCGTACTACAGTTCGAATCAGGCCATCATCGTCCGGGAGAACGGGTCGTTCTCACCGTCGTCGCTGGAAGACCTCTCTGAGGCAGCGGTCGGGGCACAGAAAGGGACGACCGGTGAATCCGTCATCAAGGATCAGCTCATCGAAGCGGGGACGATTCCAGAGTCGCAGTACAATGCATACGGTAACTACGTACTCGCCGTCGAGGATTTGCTAAACGAAAACGTCGACGTCATCATCATCGATGTCCCCGTCGCGAACTCGTTCGTGGCAGACCGCCCGATCAAGTCTGCGTTCGTCCACGAGACTGGTGAGCAGTTCGGCTTCGGGATTCAGTCCGGTAACGACGAGCTTGCGGGCGCGCTCAACAGCGGGCTAACCACAGTCGAGGACGACGGGACGTACCGAGACCTGACCGAGAAGTGGTTCGGACAGAAGTGA
- a CDS encoding aspartate aminotransferase family protein — protein sequence MDRDTAEPCVDSMPGPQSSEWVEYHHETAAPSTYVYDFVWDITEDAIGPFCTDADGNVLLDFTCHVAASPLGYNNPKMLDRADEFDMVDPLKIAGQDFYISTGGSPDETSLPGPAHLMDKLTDITSQYDFDTVFLSNSGAEAVENAMKICYDNCETPKYGITFDGAFHGRTLGALSLNRSKSVYRRKFPEISGIHDVEYSEAGVERLRSKLDADTGHIPPEEVAFLILEPIQGEGGYRVPNPEFLSAVDDLCREHDIPIIADEIQSGVGRTGEMWAVDHYDIEPDVITSAKALRVGATVSRSDIFPSETSRLSSTWGAGDILGSMRGALTLAAIEDHDLLDNAAEKGTYFMDRLREISAGRSLVEDVRGLGLMTALEFDTADRRDAVMETALQHGLLTLGCGQKSLRLLPPLDVTERELELCLDILDSVFTEVADPVASA from the coding sequence ATGGACCGCGATACTGCAGAGCCATGTGTCGATAGTATGCCTGGCCCACAGAGCAGCGAGTGGGTCGAGTACCATCACGAAACCGCCGCGCCGAGCACGTATGTGTACGACTTCGTCTGGGACATCACTGAGGACGCAATCGGTCCGTTCTGTACAGACGCGGACGGCAACGTCCTGCTGGATTTCACGTGCCACGTCGCTGCGTCGCCGCTCGGATACAACAACCCGAAGATGCTCGACCGTGCCGACGAGTTCGACATGGTCGACCCGCTGAAGATCGCCGGCCAGGACTTCTACATCAGCACCGGCGGCTCACCCGACGAAACGTCGCTACCGGGACCTGCCCACCTGATGGACAAACTGACCGATATTACCAGCCAGTACGACTTCGACACCGTCTTCCTCTCGAACTCCGGTGCCGAGGCCGTCGAGAACGCGATGAAGATCTGTTACGATAATTGCGAGACGCCGAAGTACGGCATTACCTTCGACGGCGCGTTCCACGGTCGGACGCTGGGGGCGCTTTCGCTGAACCGTTCGAAATCCGTCTATCGCCGGAAATTCCCCGAAATCAGCGGGATTCACGACGTGGAGTACTCCGAGGCTGGCGTCGAGCGCCTCCGTTCGAAACTCGACGCAGACACCGGCCACATCCCGCCCGAGGAAGTCGCGTTCCTCATCCTCGAGCCGATACAGGGCGAAGGCGGCTATCGCGTTCCGAATCCCGAGTTCCTCTCGGCCGTCGACGACCTCTGCCGGGAACACGATATCCCGATCATCGCCGACGAAATCCAGTCAGGAGTCGGCCGCACTGGCGAGATGTGGGCCGTCGACCACTACGACATCGAACCGGATGTCATCACGAGCGCGAAAGCGCTCCGGGTCGGCGCAACCGTCTCCCGGTCGGACATCTTCCCGTCCGAAACGTCGCGGCTCTCCTCGACGTGGGGGGCCGGCGACATCCTCGGCTCGATGCGCGGCGCGCTGACTCTTGCTGCTATCGAGGACCACGACCTGCTAGATAACGCCGCCGAGAAGGGGACGTACTTCATGGATCGGCTCCGCGAAATCTCGGCGGGCCGTTCGCTGGTCGAAGACGTGCGCGGCCTCGGCCTGATGACCGCGCTGGAGTTCGATACGGCTGATCGACGCGACGCCGTGATGGAAACCGCGCTCCAGCACGGCCTCCTCACGCTCGGTTGTGGCCAGAAATCTCTCCGACTCCTCCCGCCACTCGACGTTACCGAGCGCGAACTGGAACTCTGTCTCGACATCCTCGATTCGGTGTTTACCGAGGTTGCAGACCCTGTCGCGTCCGCCTGA
- the rocF gene encoding arginase, protein MSLQSTQSRDRSRPTSPVAVLGVPFALGADRRGVDMGPSAIRYGGLSAALDTAGVDYTDAGDLSPPTLQSQPASADASAKYLDAIAEMTDTLADRVATEIADGSVPLVLGGDHSIAMGTMRGAAQASELGVIWFDAHGDYNTPTTSPSGNVHGMPLAAAHGYGDFAEMPWATAPNVAEENTVIVGARSLDADERAVLRESDISVFTMADIDKQGIGSVTDEALDIATDGVDDIHVSLDLDWLDPDDAPGVGTPVPGGVTYREAHTAMERVADRDAAESVLRSLDVVEVNPILDQRNTTGERAAELAASAFGKRIL, encoded by the coding sequence ATGTCGCTTCAGTCAACCCAGTCGCGAGACCGCAGTCGTCCCACGTCACCTGTCGCGGTGCTCGGTGTCCCGTTCGCCCTCGGTGCCGACCGACGCGGCGTCGACATGGGTCCGTCAGCGATTCGCTACGGCGGCCTCAGCGCCGCGCTCGATACGGCCGGCGTCGACTACACTGACGCGGGGGACCTTTCACCGCCGACGCTACAGTCCCAACCGGCGTCCGCCGACGCCAGTGCGAAGTACCTCGATGCTATCGCGGAGATGACCGACACGCTTGCTGACCGGGTGGCGACCGAAATAGCCGACGGGAGCGTGCCGCTGGTGTTAGGCGGTGACCACTCTATCGCAATGGGCACGATGCGCGGTGCGGCTCAGGCGTCCGAACTCGGCGTCATCTGGTTCGACGCGCACGGGGATTACAACACCCCGACCACCTCGCCCAGCGGCAACGTCCACGGGATGCCGCTTGCGGCCGCTCACGGCTACGGCGATTTCGCAGAGATGCCGTGGGCCACCGCCCCGAATGTCGCCGAGGAGAACACTGTCATCGTCGGCGCACGGAGTCTGGATGCTGACGAACGAGCGGTCCTCCGCGAGAGCGACATCTCCGTCTTTACGATGGCGGACATCGACAAGCAGGGTATCGGCTCAGTCACCGATGAGGCACTTGATATCGCGACTGACGGGGTCGATGACATCCACGTGAGCCTCGACCTCGATTGGCTTGACCCGGATGACGCGCCGGGCGTTGGGACGCCGGTCCCGGGTGGCGTCACCTACCGGGAGGCACATACGGCGATGGAACGGGTCGCCGACCGCGACGCCGCCGAATCAGTGCTGCGCTCGCTCGATGTCGTCGAAGTCAACCCCATCCTCGACCAGCGCAACACGACGGGCGAGCGAGCGGCCGAACTCGCCGCCAGCGCATTCGGCAAGCGGATCCTGTAG